ATTTACCACACTGCCAACCGCGGCAAACAGCGAAGAATAGAATAAATATCCTCCGAAGAAATAGAAGATAAAGCAACCGATGAGTAATGTCCAGTTGACAGAACCCATCACGTAAGTCATTTTCTTCATTGCTTCCTGCATTTCAGGGTTGGAAGCCTGGCCGCCGGCCATCTGCGCCGACTCCGGAGAGATAAAGGCAGGCAGCAGCAGCGTCATAAAAAATATTAATATGCCCCAGATGAAGAACTGTACCAGTCCTACAGCGGCAATACCGATGATTTTTCCCATCATTAACTGGAACGGGCGTACGCTGGAGATCATCACTTCCGCGATGCGGTTTACCTTCTCTTCCATTACACCGCGCATTACCGTTGTGCCAAAGATCAGGAGCATGACGTAAATGATTAAGCCGCTGGCGTAGCCAATCACGAAAGAAACGGCAGAGCTACTGCTTTTCTCATTTTTGGTATTTCTAAAATCGACCGTAACATTGGCGCGGATCTCATCCAGTTTGTTTTTATCGATGCCATTGAGTTCCATACGCTTTTTTTCGATGGCAGCATTGAGATTGCCGGTAATGGACGATTCCACCGCCAGGTTGGCCTGTGCGTTGCTGTAGTATTCAAAGCCGGATGGGCGGTTGATATCTATCTGTGGAATAAACAGGATGCCTGCGTAACCCATCTTTTCGTAGTTCTGCTTCAACGAATCCAGGTTGGTACCTGCAAGAAATTTGTAATAAGTATTTTTAGAATCGTTGAACTGGCCGGTAAAGTAGCCACTGTTGTCGATGACGGCAATGCGCTTATCAGAAGCGGATTTGCCGGCAATTAATGCAGGGATGATCATCATGGCAGCAATTGCCAGTGGCACCAGCAATGTAACTACCAGGAAAGATTTCTTTTTTACTCTGGTCATGAATTCATGACGTATGATCAGGGATATTTTGTTCATGGTTATGCTTGTTGGAGTAACGCTTCAGGAGTGGAGGTTTTTTGTACCTGTGAGATAAATACTTCATTGATAGTAGGTAATATCTCTTCGAAGAAAGTAACAGGGATATCCTGCCTGATAAAGTGCAGCAGAATATCGTTAGTACTGCTATCCTCGTTCAGTTTTACGGTAAAGGCATTTTCATGTGTTTCCACGATGGTGAAGTGCCAGGTGGCCATCTGTGCGGCATTGGGCATAACACCCACCCCTATACGGAAAAGGCCCTGTTTGAAGTCTTGCCTGATTTGTTTTACGCTGCCATCCAGGATTTTATGTCCTTTATTTACCAGCATGATATGGTCACAGATTTCTTCAACCTGTTCCATGCGGTGTGTGGAGAAGATGATGGTGGTACCTTTTTCGGCCAGATGAAACATTTCATCCTTGATGATATTGGAATTGATAGGATCCAGTCCGGAGAAGGGTTCATCAAGTATAAGCAATTGTGGTTCATGTAGTACAGTGGCAATAAACTGTACTTTTTGTTGCATGCCTTTACTTAATTCCTCTACTTTTTTGTGGGCCCATTTCTGCAGTTCGAATTTATCGAGCCAGTAGTTGACGCGTGACTGGGCTGTTTTTTTGTCGAGGCCTTTCAGCTGGGCGAGGTAGAGGATCTGGTCAGCTACCGGTTTCTTTTTATAGAGACCTCTTTCTTCGGGCATATAGCCAATGCTTTGCATATCGTCGTTGGCGACGAATGGGCGGCCATCGAAGAGGATATTTCCGGAATCGGGATAGAAGATTCCGGTGATCATGCGCAGCAGGGTTGTTTTACCTGCGCCGTTGGGGCCTAACAGGCCGAAAATGCTACCCTTTGAGATGGAGAAGCTGATATCATCAACAGCTTTATGGGTGGCATAGTACTTTTTCAGGTGTTGTACTTCCAGGAGGTTCATGATGAAAATTAATCATAAATCATGAGATTCCCTTGGGCGGCAAATGAAAAAATTACTTTGATAATTTGGCGTTGATAACGTTGGCGATACGTTCGCCGTCCATGGCTGCGG
This window of the Chitinophaga sp. Cy-1792 genome carries:
- a CDS encoding ABC transporter permease, which encodes MNKISLIIRHEFMTRVKKKSFLVVTLLVPLAIAAMMIIPALIAGKSASDKRIAVIDNSGYFTGQFNDSKNTYYKFLAGTNLDSLKQNYEKMGYAGILFIPQIDINRPSGFEYYSNAQANLAVESSITGNLNAAIEKKRMELNGIDKNKLDEIRANVTVDFRNTKNEKSSSSAVSFVIGYASGLIIYVMLLIFGTTVMRGVMEEKVNRIAEVMISSVRPFQLMMGKIIGIAAVGLVQFFIWGILIFFMTLLLPAFISPESAQMAGGQASNPEMQEAMKKMTYVMGSVNWTLLIGCFIFYFFGGYLFYSSLFAAVGSVVNEDPQDAQQLSLPVTMPIIISIVIMMRAVSDPTSPVAVWASIIPFSSPMIMMARLPAGVPGTVPIWQLVLSMALLIAGFLFTTWMSGRIYRTGILMYGKKVTLKEASKWIFSKV
- a CDS encoding ABC transporter ATP-binding protein; this translates as MNLLEVQHLKKYYATHKAVDDISFSISKGSIFGLLGPNGAGKTTLLRMITGIFYPDSGNILFDGRPFVANDDMQSIGYMPEERGLYKKKPVADQILYLAQLKGLDKKTAQSRVNYWLDKFELQKWAHKKVEELSKGMQQKVQFIATVLHEPQLLILDEPFSGLDPINSNIIKDEMFHLAEKGTTIIFSTHRMEQVEEICDHIMLVNKGHKILDGSVKQIRQDFKQGLFRIGVGVMPNAAQMATWHFTIVETHENAFTVKLNEDSSTNDILLHFIRQDIPVTFFEEILPTINEVFISQVQKTSTPEALLQQA